From a single Sphaeramia orbicularis chromosome 4, fSphaOr1.1, whole genome shotgun sequence genomic region:
- the b3gnt5a gene encoding lactosylceramide 1,3-N-acetyl-beta-D-glucosaminyltransferase A, translated as MFMNFRRIHKCQCVQLLTTGLALCMLMVCWEEVDHHVVSHVRSYTYRYLINSYDFLNSSFAINSKHHPGSAGDSVTYPYLINHPGKCSVGVGGGSNALEQGDIFLLLFVKSSPENWERRQAIRDTWGNETYTRSHLQVNVRVVFVLGVHPDVKQRPKVQSALLQEDKDYGDLIQQDFLDTFHNLTAKLILQFHWAHQYCSQAHFVMSADDDVFVHISNLVKYLQQLQSSQKGVKDLWVGHVHRGAPPVRRKDSKYHVPYQLYPWPSYPDYTAGAGYVVSGDVAAKIYHATLAFNSSMYIDDVFMGICAKAMGVSPQENVYFSGEAKAPYHPCIYKHMITSHGHATDVRSLWLAATDPSVQEQSSGFMGNVYCTAVRVMLLCLPHYQSTYSCMAAFT; from the coding sequence ATGTTCATGAATTTCCGTCGCATCCACAAGTGCCAGTGCGTGCAGCTGCTGACTACAGGCCTGGCACTGTGTATGCTGATGGTCTGCTGGGAGGAGGTGGACCACCATGTTGTGAGCCATGTGAGGTCTTACACGTATCGCTACCTGATCAATAGCTATGACTTTCTAAACTCTTCTTTTGCCATTAACTCAAAGCACCATCCTGGAAGTGCAGGTGACTCCGTCACCTACCCATACCTCATCAACCATCCCGGGAAATGCAGTGTTGGAGTAGGTGGAGGTAGCAATGCTCTAGAACAAGGAGACATCTTCCTGCTGCTGTTCGTCAAATCATCTCCAGAAAACTGGGAGCGCCGTCAAGCTATCAGAGACACGTGGGGCAATGAGACCTATACTCGGTCACACCTGCAAGTGAACGTCAGGGTGGTCTTTGTCCTTGGTGTACACCCAGATGTCAAGCAAAGACCCAAGGTACAAAGCGCACTGCTTCAGGAGGACAAGGACTATGGAGACCTGATCCAACAGGACTTCTTGGATACCTTCCACAACTTGACAGCCAAGCTGATCCTGCAGTTCCACTGGGCTCACCAGTACTGTTCTCAGGCTCACTTTGTCATGTCTGCCGATGATGATGTCTTCGTCCACATATCCAACTTGGTGAAGTACCTGCAGCAGCTCCAGAGCAGCCAGAAGGGGGTTAAAGACCTGTGGGTGGGCCACGTGCACCGAGGCGCACCTCCCGTTCGACGTAAGGACAGCAAGTATCATGTTCCCTATCAGCTGTACCCCTGGCCTTCTTACCCAGACTACACTGCTGGTGCGGGGTACGTGGTCTCTGGGGATGTGGCTGCAAAGATCTACCACGCAACTCTGGCGTTCAACTCCTCCATGTACATTGATGATGTTTTCATGGGAATCTGTGCCAAAGCCATGGGGGTCTCTCCTCAGGAGAATGTGTACTTTTCAGGGGAGGCCAAAGCACCGTACCACCCCTGCATCTATAAACACATGATCACATCCCACGGACATGCTACAGACGTGCGTTCGCTTTGGCTGGCAGCAACAGACCCTTCAGTGCAGGAGCAGTCCAGTGGATTTATGGGAAATGTTTACTGTACAGCAGTGAGAGTGATGCTGCTGTGTCTGCCTCATTACCAGAGTACATACTCCTGTATGGCTGCATTCACATAA